A genomic segment from Glycine max cultivar Williams 82 chromosome 1, Glycine_max_v4.0, whole genome shotgun sequence encodes:
- the PLP2 gene encoding proteolipid protein 2 isoform X1, giving the protein MPMELELGSTTIQRSFNTRYTRHARDSLDELPDSFTITDPSIPGHPIVFASPGFLKLTGYAAREVLGRPAAIFQGPRTSRKSVIEIREAVREERNAQVVLLNYRKDGTPFWMLFRVCPVFSSDGGAVVHFVAVQVPLQKKEGSGVRDFGFGCCRKEVCADSLAEIGRVCSLEQVLEPDVRELEREEPCEASDEEKRSAVNAMDNIFSVLTHYSEATGRLVCQKRCSIPDVGLLSTSLIISLGRIKQSFVLTNPRLSDMPIVYASDAFLKLTGYAKNEVLGRNCRFLGGTDTDTSTLHLIRESIKTEQPCTVRILNYRKDKSSFWNFLHISPVRDASGKDFSTLSFSLWLEG; this is encoded by the exons ATGCCGATGGAGCTGGAGCTAGGTTCAACAACTATCCAGCGATCCTTCAACACGCGCTACACGCGCCACGCGCGCGACTCGCTCGACGAATTGCCTGACAGCTTCACCATCACCGACCCCTCCATCCCTGGCCACCCCATCGTCTTCGCCAGCCCGGGCTTCCTCAAGCTCACGGGCTACGCGGCCCGTGAAGTCCTGGGCCGACCCGCCGCCATCTTCCAGGGCCCGCGAACTTCGAGAAAATCCGTCATTGAAATTCGCGAGGCCGTTAGAGAGGAGCGAAACGCGCAGGTCGTTCTGCTCAACTACCGCAAAGACGGCACGCCGTTTTGGATGCTTTTTCGTGTTTGCCCCGTTTTCAGCAGCGACGGTGGCGCCGTCGTGCACTTTGTTGCCGTACAGGTGCCGCTTCAGAAAAAGGAAGGGTCTGGAGTGAGGGATTTCGGGTTCGGGTGCTGTCGGAAGGAAGTATGCGCCGATTCGTTGGCGGAGATTGGTCGCGTTTGTTCATTAGAGCAAGTGCTGGAACCTGACGTTAGAG AATTGGAGAGAGAAGAGCCGTGTGAGGCAAGTGATGAGGAGAAGCGTAGTGCAGTTAATGCTATGGACAATATATTTTCTGTGCTAACCCATTATAGTGAGGCGACGGGCAGATTGGTGTGTCAAAAGAGATGCAGCATTCCTGATGTGGGTCTTTTAAGCACATCCTTGATTATTTCTCTTGGTAGAATCAAACAAAGCTTTGTATT AACTAATCCGCGTTTATCAGACATGCCTATTGTTTATGCTAGTGATGCCTTCTTGAAATTGACAG GTTATGCAAAAAATGAAGTTTTGGGCCGCAACTGTAGATTTTTAGGTGGAACAGATACTGATACCTCGACATTACATCTG ATAAGGGAGAGCATTAAAACAGAACAACCCTGCACAGTACGTATTTTGAATTACAG GAAGGACAAAAGCTCATTTTGGAATTTTCTTCATATCTCACCCGTTCGTGATGCTTCTGGCAAG GATTTTTCCACACTCTCCTTTTCGTTGTGGCTAGAAGGATGA
- the PLP2 gene encoding proteolipid protein 2, whose amino-acid sequence MPMELELGSTTIQRSFNTRYTRHARDSLDELPDSFTITDPSIPGHPIVFASPGFLKLTGYAAREVLGRPAAIFQGPRTSRKSVIEIREAVREERNAQVVLLNYRKDGTPFWMLFRVCPVFSSDGGAVVHFVAVQVPLQKKEGSGVRDFGFGCCRKEVCADSLAEIGRVCSLEQVLEPDVRELEREEPCEASDEEKRSAVNAMDNIFSVLTHYSEATGRLVCQKRCSIPDVGLLSTSLIISLGRIKQSFVLTNPRLSDMPIVYASDAFLKLTGYAKNEVLGRNCRFLGGTDTDTSTLHLIRESIKTEQPCTVRILNYRKDKSSFWNFLHISPVRDASGKVAYFVGVQIEDSNKNDDSHCLSPEKRQLNVVGVVKVAVRSLSMTVGSSKS is encoded by the exons ATGCCGATGGAGCTGGAGCTAGGTTCAACAACTATCCAGCGATCCTTCAACACGCGCTACACGCGCCACGCGCGCGACTCGCTCGACGAATTGCCTGACAGCTTCACCATCACCGACCCCTCCATCCCTGGCCACCCCATCGTCTTCGCCAGCCCGGGCTTCCTCAAGCTCACGGGCTACGCGGCCCGTGAAGTCCTGGGCCGACCCGCCGCCATCTTCCAGGGCCCGCGAACTTCGAGAAAATCCGTCATTGAAATTCGCGAGGCCGTTAGAGAGGAGCGAAACGCGCAGGTCGTTCTGCTCAACTACCGCAAAGACGGCACGCCGTTTTGGATGCTTTTTCGTGTTTGCCCCGTTTTCAGCAGCGACGGTGGCGCCGTCGTGCACTTTGTTGCCGTACAGGTGCCGCTTCAGAAAAAGGAAGGGTCTGGAGTGAGGGATTTCGGGTTCGGGTGCTGTCGGAAGGAAGTATGCGCCGATTCGTTGGCGGAGATTGGTCGCGTTTGTTCATTAGAGCAAGTGCTGGAACCTGACGTTAGAG AATTGGAGAGAGAAGAGCCGTGTGAGGCAAGTGATGAGGAGAAGCGTAGTGCAGTTAATGCTATGGACAATATATTTTCTGTGCTAACCCATTATAGTGAGGCGACGGGCAGATTGGTGTGTCAAAAGAGATGCAGCATTCCTGATGTGGGTCTTTTAAGCACATCCTTGATTATTTCTCTTGGTAGAATCAAACAAAGCTTTGTATT AACTAATCCGCGTTTATCAGACATGCCTATTGTTTATGCTAGTGATGCCTTCTTGAAATTGACAG GTTATGCAAAAAATGAAGTTTTGGGCCGCAACTGTAGATTTTTAGGTGGAACAGATACTGATACCTCGACATTACATCTG ATAAGGGAGAGCATTAAAACAGAACAACCCTGCACAGTACGTATTTTGAATTACAG GAAGGACAAAAGCTCATTTTGGAATTTTCTTCATATCTCACCCGTTCGTGATGCTTCTGGCAAG GTTGCATACTTTGTGGGAGTTCAAATAGAAGACAGCAATAAAAACGATGATAGCCATTGTTTGAGTCCTGAGAAGAGGCAGCTTAATGTGGTTGGTGTAGTCAAGGTTGCAGTGAGGAGTTTATCAATGACTGTGGGATCTTCCAAGTCGTAG